One Papio anubis isolate 15944 unplaced genomic scaffold, Panubis1.0 scaffold923, whole genome shotgun sequence DNA window includes the following coding sequences:
- the LOC101025297 gene encoding steroid 21-hydroxylase, whose product MLFLGLLLLLPLLAGARLLWNCWKLRSLHLPPLVPGFLHLLQPDLPIYLLGLTQKFGPIYRLHLLAKDVVVLNSKRTIEEAMVKKWADFAGRPEPLTYKLVSKNYPDLSLGDYSLLWKAHKKLTRSALLLGMRDSMEPVMEQLTQEFLCSYMRAQAGTPVAIEEEFSLLTCSIICHLTFGDKIKEDNLVPAYYKCIQAQKAWSQRGPGQPLTPAPFSISGYDIPEGTVIILNLQGAHLDEMVWERPHGSWPLSCASAHSPSCLELFVVLTQLLQAFTLLPPGDALPSLQPLPHCSVIPKMQPFQVRLQPRGLGAHSLGQSQ is encoded by the exons ATGCTGttcctggggctgctgctgctgctgcccctgctggCTGGCGCCCGCCTGCTGTGGAACTGCTGGAAGCTCAGGAGCCTCCACCTCCCGCCTCTTGTCCCGGGCTTCCTGCACTTGCTGCAACCCGACCTCCCCATCTATCTGCTTGGCCTGACTCAGAAATTTGGGCCCATCTATAGGCTCCACCTTTTGGCTAA AGATGTGGTGGTGCTGAACTCCAAGAGGACCATTGAGGAAGCCATGGTCAAAAAGTGGGCAGACTTTGCTGGCAGACCTGAGCCACTTACCT ACAAGCTGGTGTCTAAGAACTACCCGGATCTGTCCTTGGGAGACTACTCTCTGCTCTGGAAAGCCCACAAGAAGCTCACCCGCTCAGCCTTGCTGCTGGGCATGCGTGACTCCATGGAGCCCGTGATGGAGCAGCTGACCCAGGAGTTCTTATGCAG CTACATGAGAGCCCAGGCCGGCACCCCTGTGGCCATTGAGGAGGAATTCTCTCTCCTCACCTGCAGCATCATCTGTCACCTCACCTTTGGAGACAAGATCAAG GAGGACAACTTAGTGCCTGCCTATTACAAATGTATCCAGGCCCA GAAAGCCTGGTCCCAGCGAGGTCCTGGCCAACCGCTAACTCCAGCCCCCTTCAGCATCTCCGGCTATGACATCCCTGAGGGCACAGTCATCATCCTGAACCTCCAAGGCGCCCACCTGGATGAGATGGTCTGGGAGAGGCCACATGGA AGCTGGCCTCTCAGCTGTGCCAGTGCCCACAGCCCCTCATGCCTGGAGCTCTTCGTGGTGCTGACCCAACTGCTGCAGGCCTTCACGCTGCTGCCCCCAGGGGACGCCCtgccctccctgcagcccctgccccacTGCAGTGTCATCCCCAAGATGCAGCCTTTCCAAGTGCGGCTGCAGCCCCGGGGGTTGGGGGCCCACAGCCTGGGCCAGAGCCAGTGA